One genomic window of Salvelinus namaycush isolate Seneca chromosome 22, SaNama_1.0, whole genome shotgun sequence includes the following:
- the LOC120017943 gene encoding alpha-actinin-2, with amino-acid sequence MMTQIETTVHYNNGFGDEEDYMIQEDEWDRDMLLDPAWEKQQRKTFTAWCNSHLRKAGTQIENIEDDFRNGLKLMLLLEVISGERLPKPDRGKMRFHKIANVNKALDFITSKGVKLVSIGAEEIVDGNIKMTLGMIWTIILRFAIQDISVEETSAKEGLLLWCQRKTAPYRNVNVQNFHVSWKDGLAFCALIHRHRPDLIDYAKLNKDDPMGNLNLAFEIAEKHLDIPKMLDAEDIINTPKPDERAIMTYVSCFYHAFAGAEQAETAANRICKVLGVNQENEKLMEEYERLASELLEWVCRTTPWLENRTAEKTMVEMQRKLEDFRDYRRMHKPPKVQEKCQLEISFNTLQTKLRISNRPAFMPSEGKMVSDIASAWQGLEGAEKGYEEWLLTEIRKLERLDHLAEKFCQKASTHETWANGKELILSQKDYETATLTEVRALLRKHESFESDLAAHQDRVEQIAAIAQELNELDYYDVAAVNQRCQRICDLWDQLGTLTQKRREALERTEKLLETIDQLFLEFAKRSAPFNNWMEGAMEDLQDMFIVHTIDEVQSLISSHEQFKATLPEADGERQAVLGIHMEVQKISQSYGIKANLINPYSTITTEEVLAKWDRVKKLVPQREGSLQEELARQHASERLRRQFAVQANLIGPWIQTRMEEIGRCSLEVGGTLEDQMTQLKQFEHVIVTYKPNIDKLEGDHQLIQESLVFDNKHTNYTMEHIRVGWELLLTTIARTINEIETQILTRDAKGISQEQMHEFRSSFNHFDRKKHGAMDTDDFRACLISMGYDLGEVEFARIMMLVDPSATGMVSFQSFIDFMTRETTDTDTADQVVASFRILAADKPYILVEELRRELPPDQAEYCILRMAPYSGPGGPVGALDYTAFSTALYGESDL; translated from the exons ACCTTCACAGCTTGGTGTAACTCCCACCTGAGGAAAGCAGGAACACAGATTGAGAACATTGAGGACGACTTTAGGAATGGCCTCAAACTCATGCTTCTCTTGGAAGTTATTTCAG GTGAGAGGTTACCCAAGCCTGACAGAGGGAAGATGCGTTTTCACAAGATTGCCAACGTCAACAAAGCCTTAGATTTCATCACCAGCAAAGGAGTGAAACTTGTCTCTATTGGAGCTGAAG AAATTGTGGATGGTAACATTAAGATGACACTTGGAATGATATGGACCATCATCCTCCGCtttgccatccaggacatctctGTAGAAG AAACCTCTGCAAAGGAAGGCCTTCTCTTGTGGTGTCAGAGAAAGACTGCCCCCTACAGGAACGTCAATGTCCAGAACTTCCATGTTAG CTGGAAGGACGGACTGGCCTTCTGTGCCCTGATTCACAGACACAGGCCTGACCTCATCGACTACGCTAAGCTCAACAAG GATGATCCTATGGGGAACCTGAACCTGGCATTTGAAATAGCAGAGAAGCACCTGGATATTCCCAAGATGCTGGACGCAGAAG aCATCATCAACACCCCCAAGCCTGATGAGAGAGCTATCATGACCTATGTGTCCTGCTTCTATCATGCATTTGCTGGAGCCGAGCAG GCTGAGACGGCGGCTAACAGGATCTGTAAAGTGCTGGGTGTGAACCAGGAGAATGAGAAACTGATGGAGGAATACGAGAGGCTGGCCAGCGAG CTACTGGAGTGGGTCTGCCGGACCACCCCATGGTTGGAGAACAGGACTGCAGAGAAGACCATGGTTGAGATGCAGAGAAAGCTAGAAGATTTCAGAGACTACCGCCGCATGCACAAGCCCCCCAAGGTGCAGGAGAAGTGCCAGCTGGAGATCAGCTTCAACACCCTGCAGACCAAGCTGCGCATCAGCAACCGTCCCGCTTTCATGCCCTCGGAGGGAAAGATGGTGTCT GACATAGCCAGTGCATGGCAGGGGCTGGAGGGGGCAGAGAAAGGCTACGAGGAGTGGCTTCTGACAGAGATCCGAAAGCTCGAGAGACTGGACCACCTGGCTGAAAAGTTCTGCCAGAAAGCCAGCACCCATGAGACCTGGGCTAATG GTAAAGAGCTGATTCTATCTCAGAAGGACTACGAGACGGCCACCCTGACAGAGGTGCGGGCGTTGCTACGGAAACACGAGTCGTTTGAGAGTGACCTGGCTGCTCATCAGGACAGGGTGGAGCAGATCGCTGCCATCGCACAGGAGCTCAA TGAGCTGGACTATTATGATGTGGCTGCTGTCAACCAGAGGTGCCAGAGAATCTGTGACCTGTGGGATCAACTTGGTACACTGACCcagaagaggagagaggctcTGGAG AGGACAGAGAAGTTGCTGGAAACCATTGATCAGTTGTTCCTGGAGTTTGCCAAGAGATCAGCACCCTTCAACAACTGGATGGAAGGGGCCATGGAGGATCTGCAGGACATGTTTATTGTACACACTATCGATGAGGTTCAG AGCCTGATCTCTTCCCATGAGCAGTTCAAGGCCACCCTCCCAGAggcagacggagagagacaggccGTCCTGGGGATCCACATGGAGGTGCAGAAGATCTCCCAGAGCTATGGCATCAAGGCCAACCtcatcaacccctacagcaccatCACCACCGAGGAAGTCCTCGCCAAGTGGGACAGG GTGAAGAAGCTGGTTCCCCAGAGAGAAGGCTCCCTCCAGGAAGAGCTAGCCCGGCAGCATGCTAGCGAGAGGCTGAGACGGCAGTTTGCTGTCCAGGCTAACCTCATCGGACCATGGATACAGACAAGGATGGAG GAGATTGGCCGCTGCTCCCTGGAGGTGGGTGGTACCCTGGAGGACCAGATGACCCAGCTGAAGCAGTTTGAGCACGTCATCGTCACCTACAAGCCCAACATCGACAAGCTGGAGGGAGACCACCAGCTCATCCAGGAGTCTCTGGTGTTTGACAACAAGCACACCAACTACACTATGGAG CACATCCGTGTGGGCTGGGAGCTCCTCCTCACCACCATCGCCCGCACCATCAACGAGATCGAGACCCAGATCCTGACCCGTGATGCCAAGGGCATCAGCCAGGAACAGATGCACGAGTTCCGCTCTTCCTTCAACCACTTTGATCGG AAGAAACACGGGGCGATGGACACTGATGACTTTAGAGCCTGTCTGATCTCCATGGGTTATGATTTG GGTGAAGTGGAATTTGCCCGCATCATGATGCTGGTAGATCCCAGTGCCACTGGCATGGTGTCTTTCCAATCCTTTATCGATTTTATGACCAGAGAAAccactgacacagacacagccGACCAGGTCGTGGCATCCTTCAGGATCCTGGCAGCCGATAAG CCCTACATCCTGGTTGAGGAGCTGAGGAGGGAGCTCCCCCCTGATCAGGCAGAGTACTGCATCTTGAGGATGGCCCCCTACAGTGGTCCAGGGGGACCCGTGGGGGCTCTAGACTACACTGCCTTCTCCACTGCCCTCTACGGAGAGAGTGACCTCTAA